In a genomic window of Ignisphaera sp.:
- a CDS encoding glycosyltransferase family 2 protein — MLRLCGQTLMLFTISLAMISLPLLIVSIYHTVLSKTSKSLVVGEPRSGDREQGFLSIITPIKNEPRDIVREYAKHFHQLRESIGNLFECIVVADYSDSRAFYGVLEDMVMWDSIFVVRRFNGFGGRNGAINDGIKFSIGGTVSAVDVDGYPSKEVIESMLKCKDVCISWWRVCDKGLTRSSRTIAFLTEYGSWLYYKNKFSKGLFVYPLGSGTAIKRDILVDIGLYRTDAIQDDIWLGTQLLEKGVMPRLIEPMCVGAPKTVEAYLIQQRRWAYGTTDVLKRFGKHILKSRAKPIVKLEALLYILQPIIAILPAIGFILAGISPLVEYSKISIADFALLALLLASLAMESINVYRFYKEFGGYDMPYVSGRASALTTVTSIAVIPYVIASLIGVRIPYRVTPKQEGGSKSITVIAIAMIFGILTILDAVKGCIPALVLSMMPLAASLYIIARLE, encoded by the coding sequence GTGCTTAGACTCTGTGGGCAGACATTAATGTTATTTACAATCTCGCTTGCCATGATATCTCTGCCACTATTGATTGTCAGCATCTATCATACAGTACTTTCAAAAACTTCGAAAAGTCTTGTAGTTGGCGAACCAAGGTCTGGGGATAGGGAGCAAGGGTTTCTCTCGATTATAACCCCTATAAAGAATGAGCCAAGGGATATTGTTAGAGAATATGCTAAACACTTTCACCAGCTCCGTGAATCTATTGGAAATCTGTTTGAATGTATTGTGGTAGCCGACTACTCTGATAGCAGGGCATTCTACGGCGTTTTAGAGGATATGGTGATGTGGGACTCTATTTTTGTTGTGAGGAGGTTTAACGGTTTTGGCGGTAGAAATGGGGCTATAAATGATGGTATAAAATTCTCTATCGGAGGCACAGTCTCTGCTGTTGATGTTGATGGATATCCATCGAAAGAGGTTATAGAGTCTATGCTGAAATGCAAGGATGTTTGCATCTCTTGGTGGAGGGTCTGCGACAAGGGCTTGACCAGATCCTCTAGGACGATAGCCTTCTTAACAGAGTATGGAAGCTGGCTATACTACAAGAACAAGTTTTCGAAGGGACTGTTTGTGTATCCCCTTGGCAGTGGCACAGCAATTAAAAGGGATATACTGGTTGACATAGGGCTCTACAGAACCGATGCAATACAAGATGATATTTGGCTTGGCACACAGCTTCTAGAAAAAGGTGTTATGCCGAGGCTCATAGAGCCTATGTGCGTTGGTGCCCCAAAAACCGTTGAGGCTTATCTAATCCAGCAGAGGAGGTGGGCCTATGGAACAACAGACGTTCTTAAAAGATTTGGCAAACACATTCTAAAGTCAAGGGCAAAACCTATTGTAAAGCTAGAGGCGCTGCTATACATACTCCAACCAATAATAGCTATTTTACCGGCTATAGGATTCATCCTAGCCGGGATCTCACCACTTGTTGAGTATTCGAAGATATCCATCGCCGACTTTGCGCTTCTGGCGTTACTCCTAGCCTCTCTAGCCATGGAATCGATAAATGTATATAGATTCTACAAAGAATTTGGCGGCTATGACATGCCATATGTATCCGGAAGAGCCTCAGCACTAACAACAGTAACATCCATAGCTGTCATACCATATGTAATAGCCTCGCTAATCGGGGTCAGAATACCATATAGAGTTACCCCAAAACAGGAGGGGGGATCAAAAAGCATAACAGTCATAGCCATTGCTATGATATTTGGTATTCTCACCATATTGGATGCCGTTAAGGGCTGTATACCAGCTCTCGTACTATCTATGATGCCGTTGGCTGCCTCGCTTTATATCATTGCAAGACTAGAGTAA
- a CDS encoding plasma-membrane proton-efflux P-type ATPase produces the protein MEDALKILQTSLDGLSSEEVNRRLKIYGLNYVEERRESAVKSFLKRFWNPMAWLLEIAIVLSIVIGHYVEASIIFSLMFINAVIGFHHEKSSKRVLELLKSKLALKAVVLRDGKWGQIDAKYLVPGDIIALGIGDVVPADCKIIEGGATIDQSMLTGESLPVDISAGGIVYAGSIVRGGRAKAVVVNTGRNTYFGRTVELVRIAQPKSHQQEVMFAITRYSMYIGLAAIAIAIVFAVVTGLKNTPIAIATFAVTILMGAVPVALPAVLTIMQAVGASRLASRDVLVTRLSAIEDAASVDVVCLDKTGTITENRLSIADVKPLNGFTKEDVIEYAFYSSSQEGKDQIDNVIVEFARKLNLPRKRYSIIEFKPFDPSTKRTEATVDIDGKRFLVTKGAPQIIAELIGNSPEVVEAMKTVEEYANRGYRSLAVAIKEYESGKYRLAGIIALFDPPRQNSRELIEKMKSVGIRPKMVTGDNAAVAREVAKMVGIGEKVVTVNELKKADENSRKMLVEEADIFAEVYPEDKYIIVKSLQSNGHFVGVMGDGVNDAPALKQAELGIAVANATDVAKASAGVVLLKPGLEGVVDILLTGREVYQRALTWIINKVAKTIQFTLLLVIGFIILKYDVLSLLGMALLVFANDFATMSLATDNAKPTTSPSKWRFKELALSSTILGLLLLVEGLIAVYIGSAVYRFTMQQMQTFILLVMVFTSQFRVLIVRERKWFWSSKPGRELIASIIGVIVAFTILGCAGIIVTSIGLDKTVVALIYSAAFTIGIDPAKVLVFKRFGIT, from the coding sequence ATTGAGGACGCACTGAAAATTCTGCAGACTAGTCTGGATGGCTTGTCATCTGAGGAGGTTAATAGGAGACTGAAGATCTATGGTCTTAACTATGTTGAGGAGAGAAGAGAGAGTGCTGTAAAGAGTTTTTTGAAGAGATTTTGGAATCCAATGGCATGGTTACTTGAAATAGCCATAGTATTGTCTATTGTCATTGGCCACTATGTCGAGGCTTCAATTATATTCTCTTTAATGTTTATCAATGCTGTTATAGGTTTCCACCATGAGAAGTCGAGCAAGAGAGTTTTAGAGCTATTAAAATCTAAGCTAGCATTGAAGGCAGTTGTTCTAAGAGATGGTAAATGGGGTCAGATAGACGCTAAGTACCTTGTACCCGGAGACATTATCGCTCTTGGCATTGGCGATGTTGTTCCAGCCGATTGCAAGATCATCGAGGGCGGGGCCACAATAGACCAGTCTATGCTTACCGGGGAGTCGCTGCCCGTGGACATATCCGCTGGCGGAATTGTTTACGCAGGTTCGATAGTTAGGGGCGGCAGAGCCAAGGCAGTTGTTGTCAATACTGGGAGGAACACATATTTTGGGAGAACAGTTGAGCTTGTTAGAATAGCTCAGCCAAAGTCGCATCAACAAGAGGTTATGTTTGCAATTACCAGATACAGTATGTACATAGGGTTGGCAGCTATAGCTATAGCGATTGTATTTGCAGTTGTAACAGGGTTGAAGAACACGCCAATCGCCATAGCCACATTCGCTGTAACCATATTGATGGGTGCTGTACCAGTTGCATTACCGGCTGTGTTAACAATTATGCAGGCCGTTGGGGCCTCTAGACTCGCATCAAGAGATGTGCTTGTCACTAGGCTTAGTGCTATAGAGGATGCGGCTTCTGTTGATGTTGTGTGTCTCGATAAGACTGGTACTATAACAGAGAACAGGCTTTCCATAGCAGATGTCAAGCCGTTGAATGGGTTTACAAAAGAGGATGTGATTGAATACGCCTTTTACTCGTCTAGTCAAGAGGGCAAGGACCAGATAGACAATGTAATTGTTGAATTTGCCAGGAAGTTGAATCTGCCTAGAAAGAGGTATAGCATTATAGAGTTCAAGCCATTTGATCCATCGACAAAGAGAACAGAGGCTACAGTAGATATAGATGGTAAGAGGTTTCTCGTTACAAAAGGAGCTCCTCAAATAATAGCAGAACTTATTGGTAACAGCCCTGAAGTTGTAGAGGCTATGAAAACAGTTGAGGAGTATGCCAACAGAGGTTACAGATCTTTGGCTGTTGCAATAAAAGAATATGAGTCTGGCAAATACAGATTAGCTGGTATCATAGCACTTTTCGACCCTCCTAGACAAAACTCTAGAGAGTTGATAGAGAAAATGAAGAGTGTTGGAATAAGACCTAAGATGGTCACAGGCGATAATGCTGCTGTAGCGAGAGAAGTCGCTAAAATGGTTGGAATTGGAGAGAAGGTTGTAACGGTCAACGAATTGAAGAAAGCTGATGAGAATAGTAGAAAAATGCTTGTTGAAGAGGCTGATATATTTGCAGAGGTTTATCCAGAAGACAAATACATTATAGTGAAAAGTCTGCAAAGCAATGGCCACTTCGTCGGGGTTATGGGGGATGGTGTAAACGATGCTCCAGCTCTAAAGCAAGCCGAGCTTGGCATAGCTGTTGCTAATGCAACAGACGTTGCAAAAGCATCTGCAGGCGTGGTTCTTTTAAAACCTGGTCTAGAGGGGGTTGTAGACATTCTTCTTACAGGTAGAGAGGTTTATCAAAGGGCATTAACATGGATAATAAACAAAGTTGCAAAAACAATCCAATTTACGTTACTACTTGTAATAGGATTCATAATACTCAAATACGATGTTCTTTCACTACTTGGCATGGCACTCCTAGTCTTTGCAAACGACTTTGCTACAATGTCTCTAGCAACAGACAATGCAAAGCCAACAACAAGCCCAAGTAAATGGAGATTCAAAGAACTTGCACTATCTTCGACAATCCTAGGCCTACTTCTACTTGTCGAGGGCCTCATAGCTGTATACATAGGGTCGGCAGTTTACCGCTTTACCATGCAACAAATGCAGACATTTATACTGCTTGTGATGGTTTTTACAAGCCAGTTTAGAGTGCTCATAGTTAGGGAAAGAAAATGGTTTTGGAGTTCAAAACCAGGTAGAGAGCTGATTGCATCTATAATAGGTGTTATAGTAGCGTTTACAATTCTTGGCTGTGCAGGAATTATAGTAACTTCGATAGGTCTCGACAAAACAGTTGTTGCATTAATCTACTCAGCCGCATTCACCATTGGTATTGACCCTGCTAAGGTACTTGTATTTAAGAGGTTTGGCATTACATAG
- a CDS encoding DUF72 domain-containing protein gives MLSIEVYVGTSGWLYDWNEDGTFDWYLRNSQLNAVELNASFYRFPFRNQVIGWAKKTALKPIRWSVKIHRSISHVHRLGEKSYEIWKKFIELFKPLDNYVDFYLLQMPPTFKKNESNVEKLKKFIKTVSPGYKIAIEFRDQSWFNKETVELAKELNITLVSIDSPIGRWIEMCNNIIYLRLHGRTEWYAYEYSNEELEDLAKTILGLNPKKVYVFFNNNHWMLENARKMFSLLTK, from the coding sequence GTGTTGAGTATAGAGGTCTATGTGGGAACCTCTGGTTGGCTATATGACTGGAACGAGGATGGAACATTCGATTGGTATCTAAGAAACTCTCAGCTAAATGCTGTTGAGCTTAATGCGTCGTTCTATAGATTTCCGTTTAGAAATCAGGTTATTGGATGGGCAAAGAAAACAGCTTTAAAGCCTATTAGATGGTCTGTTAAGATTCATAGAAGCATATCCCATGTTCATAGGCTAGGCGAAAAATCGTATGAAATATGGAAAAAATTTATAGAGCTGTTTAAGCCTCTCGACAACTACGTAGATTTTTATCTACTTCAAATGCCCCCAACATTTAAAAAGAATGAATCCAATGTAGAGAAACTCAAAAAATTCATAAAGACTGTTAGTCCAGGCTATAAAATAGCCATAGAGTTCAGAGACCAGAGCTGGTTCAATAAAGAAACTGTTGAGCTAGCCAAAGAATTAAACATTACACTAGTATCTATAGATTCTCCAATTGGTAGATGGATTGAGATGTGCAATAACATAATTTATCTACGGCTTCATGGAAGGACTGAGTGGTATGCTTACGAATATTCCAATGAAGAATTAGAGGATCTAGCTAAAACCATATTGGGTTTAAATCCTAAAAAAGTATATGTGTTTTTTAATAACAATCATTGGATGCTTGAAAACGCAAGAAAAATGTTTTCTCTACTAACTAAGTAA
- a CDS encoding aldo/keto reductase — MKYIRLSQNSGLKVSIISLGTWYLPRTEVRDEYGIPQIDIEATKKLLKKAVDSGINFIDTANRYHGAVSPIPVTHVGYVEKLLGKLLKELGIDRESLVIATKVGGDMASWPNGSGLSRKHIMWQIRESLNRLQMEYVDIYYAHRFDPDTPKREVMSTFNDLVRMGLVRYIGMSNIPPSDLVEYQMIADSYNYEPITVLQYRYNWLDRSIESDIIPIAKKFGMGITVYSPLAQGILTGKYVDTQLKKWVIPSGSRGEISDSVKKMFTDENLRKVLEFVEFAKSKGVTPTQLAIAWILKKSEQFDVPIIPIIGATKTTHIDEVLEALNITLTPDDMKILDEIK, encoded by the coding sequence ATGAAATATATACGGCTTTCACAAAACAGCGGATTAAAAGTATCTATAATATCTTTAGGTACATGGTATCTTCCAAGAACTGAAGTAAGGGATGAATATGGCATTCCACAAATAGATATTGAAGCAACAAAAAAACTACTGAAAAAAGCTGTTGATTCAGGTATAAACTTTATAGACACTGCAAATAGATACCATGGCGCTGTCTCACCTATTCCTGTCACCCATGTTGGATATGTTGAAAAATTGCTGGGAAAATTGCTTAAGGAGCTTGGAATTGATAGAGAGTCCCTAGTTATTGCAACAAAAGTTGGCGGTGACATGGCCTCATGGCCTAATGGATCAGGGCTCAGCAGAAAACATATAATGTGGCAAATCAGGGAGAGCCTCAATAGATTGCAGATGGAATACGTTGATATATATTATGCCCACAGATTTGATCCTGACACACCAAAAAGGGAGGTTATGTCAACATTCAATGACCTCGTTAGAATGGGGTTGGTCAGATATATTGGTATGAGTAATATACCTCCTTCAGATCTTGTAGAGTATCAGATGATAGCCGATAGTTATAACTATGAGCCGATAACAGTTTTGCAATATAGATATAATTGGCTTGATAGATCCATAGAGTCTGATATAATACCCATAGCAAAGAAATTTGGAATGGGGATAACAGTCTATTCACCCCTAGCCCAAGGCATTTTAACAGGGAAGTATGTAGATACCCAATTAAAGAAATGGGTTATTCCATCAGGGTCAAGAGGAGAGATATCAGATTCTGTAAAGAAAATGTTTACGGATGAAAATCTAAGAAAAGTATTAGAGTTTGTAGAATTTGCAAAATCAAAGGGTGTTACACCCACGCAATTAGCTATTGCCTGGATCTTGAAAAAGTCTGAACAATTTGATGTACCTATAATACCCATTATAGGTGCTACAAAAACCACCCATATTGATGAAGTTTTAGAGGCTTTAAACATAACCTTAACACCTGATGATATGAAAATTCTTGATGAAATTAAATAA
- a CDS encoding formate--phosphoribosylaminoimidazolecarboxamide ligase — MAQDIISKYDLDRVSIATLASHSSLQIFHGAKMEGFKTIAIVTSDRLWFYEQFKHLIDDFIVLNSWRDLCRGEVVERLISLNSVIVPHGSYVEYVGLDCAENIAVPIFGLRKLFRVEADQWAKMNLLQRAGIPTPRIYRFGEGIDRPVIVKLPGAKGGRGYFIAKNGREVEEGLRKRVEQGLIKTFDEAMIQEYLIGVTAYYHYFYSPILNRVEILGADIRYETNIDGLRRVPPDIIAEMGVEPTFVVVGNLPLVLRESLLPRILEYGIRFVEETKKNFPPGAIGPFCLESIIDDNMNIKVFEFSGRIVAGTNIYVNGSPYSYLYWSEPMSTGRRIAREIRLAIEKNKIEEVLT, encoded by the coding sequence TTGGCTCAAGACATAATATCGAAATATGATTTGGATAGAGTGTCTATAGCGACTCTAGCCAGCCACTCATCTCTTCAGATATTCCATGGTGCAAAGATGGAGGGGTTCAAGACCATTGCTATTGTTACTAGCGATAGGCTGTGGTTTTACGAGCAGTTCAAACATTTAATTGATGATTTTATTGTGTTGAATAGTTGGAGGGATTTGTGTAGAGGCGAAGTTGTTGAAAGGTTAATCTCTTTGAACTCTGTCATAGTTCCCCATGGAAGTTATGTGGAGTATGTTGGTCTTGACTGTGCAGAGAACATAGCTGTGCCCATATTTGGTTTAAGAAAGCTTTTTAGGGTTGAGGCCGATCAATGGGCTAAGATGAATCTTCTTCAGAGGGCTGGTATACCAACTCCCAGGATATATAGATTTGGTGAGGGGATCGATAGACCTGTTATAGTTAAGTTGCCTGGTGCTAAGGGTGGTAGAGGATACTTCATAGCAAAGAATGGCAGAGAGGTTGAGGAGGGACTCAGAAAAAGAGTTGAGCAGGGACTTATAAAGACATTTGACGAGGCTATGATTCAAGAGTATCTGATTGGGGTTACAGCCTACTACCACTACTTCTACAGCCCAATACTAAACAGAGTTGAGATTCTAGGCGCTGATATAAGATATGAGACAAACATTGATGGACTAAGAAGGGTGCCACCAGATATTATTGCTGAGATGGGTGTAGAACCAACATTTGTTGTTGTTGGCAACCTTCCTCTAGTGTTGAGGGAAAGTCTGCTACCGAGGATACTAGAGTATGGGATTAGATTTGTTGAGGAGACAAAGAAGAACTTTCCACCTGGGGCGATAGGCCCCTTCTGCCTCGAGAGTATAATCGACGACAACATGAACATAAAGGTCTTCGAGTTCTCGGGCAGGATTGTTGCTGGAACCAACATATATGTGAATGGAAGCCCATACTCATATCTGTACTGGAGCGAGCCTATGAGTACCGGGAGGAGGATTGCAAGAGAGATTAGATTGGCAATAGAGAAAAACAAAATTGAAGAGGTTTTAACATAG
- a CDS encoding alcohol dehydrogenase catalytic domain-containing protein translates to MKAARFYEPHKPLVIEDVPKPKPGYGEVLVKVEAAGVCHTELHFIDGVLDLGVRPITLGHEIAGVVEEIGDGVSDVRPGDRVVVYYYVGCGKCRYCLVGEENLCENPKAEYGFISDGGFAEYVKVPARNVVKLPDNIPFEQAAPIGCSVTTAIHATKKASPKVGEYVVVYGVGGVGFALIQYNKLVGAKVIAVGRKDEKLEKARGLGADYIINAAREDVVKKVLSITGGRGADVVYELVGSKETFSNSIKMLAKKGRVVVIGYTGELVSVNPLDIVVKEATIIGSVGNTLQELIEAVNLVAEGKIKIVVDDVVSLDRINEALERLRRGQVIGRVVVKPR, encoded by the coding sequence ATGAAGGCGGCTAGGTTTTACGAACCACACAAACCACTTGTTATAGAAGATGTTCCAAAGCCAAAGCCTGGATATGGAGAAGTTCTTGTCAAGGTAGAGGCAGCAGGTGTTTGCCACACAGAGCTTCACTTCATAGACGGGGTTCTGGATCTAGGTGTACGCCCAATAACCCTTGGCCACGAAATAGCTGGCGTCGTTGAAGAGATTGGCGATGGCGTTTCTGATGTCAGACCTGGGGACAGGGTCGTGGTCTACTACTATGTTGGGTGTGGCAAGTGCAGATACTGTCTAGTTGGTGAGGAGAACCTGTGTGAGAATCCAAAAGCTGAATATGGCTTCATATCCGATGGCGGTTTCGCTGAGTATGTAAAGGTTCCAGCTAGAAATGTTGTCAAGCTACCCGATAACATACCATTTGAGCAGGCCGCTCCAATAGGATGCAGCGTTACAACAGCTATACATGCCACTAAAAAGGCTTCTCCAAAGGTTGGGGAATACGTTGTTGTCTATGGTGTTGGCGGTGTAGGTTTTGCTCTAATTCAGTATAACAAGCTTGTTGGTGCAAAGGTTATAGCGGTTGGCAGAAAGGATGAGAAGTTGGAGAAGGCTAGAGGGCTTGGCGCAGACTACATAATTAATGCTGCTAGAGAAGATGTTGTTAAAAAGGTTTTGAGTATAACTGGTGGTAGAGGAGCTGATGTTGTATACGAGCTTGTGGGCTCCAAGGAAACATTCTCAAACTCTATTAAGATGTTGGCCAAGAAAGGGAGGGTAGTCGTCATTGGATATACAGGAGAGCTGGTGTCTGTAAACCCACTGGATATAGTGGTTAAAGAGGCCACTATTATAGGGTCTGTTGGTAACACTCTCCAGGAGCTTATAGAGGCTGTAAACCTTGTTGCAGAGGGGAAGATAAAGATTGTGGTAGACGATGTTGTGTCTCTAGATAGAATCAACGAGGCTTTAGAGAGGCTTAGAAGAGGCCAGGTTATAGGCAGGGTGGTTGTAAAGCCGCGTTGA
- a CDS encoding THUMP domain-containing protein, with protein MDILLLFEPFSKNRCMDYLVKKLGEGPGIEVSIVYNWGLRGILKVDDALVPQVIDFLRNISCISMTYIVRSYVYDRSIERLVDEALETIKAVFPNKEVAIEVRRWDKKYPLTSIEIARIIARALTEKGFATPNPDSYNIIFVGVDKEFSVIGYADEDIIRIFVRGGIPVAIARNIIAIVERPQTDYEIMDLIQLSRAIGFRLRLYKPNEKALRKVLDILGIDLNSVEVVNNQNEALKDVDVAIALSMYAKDDEKKLLDLVKSSKGKTIAFVLGNEYEDVSLNLRSKCVAEVRLGPLTGFAMRTSAALAYALGMAIPILAGHG; from the coding sequence ATGGATATTCTCCTGCTTTTTGAACCTTTTTCAAAGAATAGATGCATGGATTATTTGGTCAAGAAGCTTGGCGAAGGTCCAGGCATAGAAGTTTCAATTGTTTATAACTGGGGTTTGAGAGGTATTCTAAAAGTTGATGACGCTCTTGTTCCACAAGTCATAGATTTTTTGAGAAACATCAGCTGCATTTCAATGACATACATAGTCCGCTCCTACGTCTATGATAGGAGTATCGAGAGGTTGGTTGATGAGGCTCTTGAAACAATAAAAGCAGTGTTTCCCAATAAAGAGGTTGCTATCGAGGTTAGAAGATGGGATAAGAAATATCCGTTGACAAGCATCGAAATTGCTAGAATCATTGCAAGAGCTTTAACCGAAAAAGGCTTTGCAACTCCAAATCCAGATTCTTACAACATCATTTTTGTTGGGGTAGACAAAGAGTTCTCGGTTATAGGCTATGCAGACGAAGATATAATCAGAATTTTTGTGAGAGGAGGTATACCAGTTGCTATAGCAAGAAACATTATCGCTATTGTTGAACGCCCTCAAACAGATTATGAGATTATGGATTTGATACAGCTGTCAAGAGCCATAGGATTTAGGCTAAGACTCTATAAACCAAATGAGAAAGCCCTTAGAAAAGTTCTAGATATTCTGGGAATTGATCTAAACAGTGTTGAGGTTGTTAATAATCAGAATGAGGCGCTTAAAGATGTTGATGTAGCTATTGCCTTGTCTATGTATGCAAAAGACGATGAGAAAAAGCTTTTAGACTTGGTTAAATCGTCTAAGGGTAAGACAATCGCTTTTGTTCTTGGAAACGAGTATGAGGATGTATCGCTTAATTTGAGAAGCAAGTGTGTGGCAGAGGTGAGGCTAGGCCCTTTAACTGGCTTTGCCATGAGGACGTCAGCTGCGTTGGCATATGCTCTAGGCATGGCTATACCCATTTTAGCTGGGCATGGCTAG
- a CDS encoding ABC transporter permease, with amino-acid sequence MINISKVFLIARRDLYRFWQSKQWLAGQIAMNLADILIFAMIFRGIVRKDLIPDYLRFMTPGAVALATFVAAFSIGREVGMEIRRDAVEYLLVLPMSRQDLVLGRVFGGMLRGLIYQLVFLVLASIIDSPPTLTQLPVLTITSILLTMSMSSLAIAVSSVSRDFNIQATFRALTHYLLFFFSNVFYTKQVLSLRFPHPLPEIISITPISIAADIYRWCFNYYTYIDLQSLALLTMWSIALTFLASIIYLRNLTKR; translated from the coding sequence ATGATCAATATAAGCAAGGTTTTTCTAATAGCCAGGAGAGACCTCTATAGGTTTTGGCAATCAAAGCAGTGGCTAGCTGGGCAAATAGCGATGAATCTTGCGGATATCTTAATATTTGCAATGATTTTTAGAGGTATTGTGAGAAAGGATCTTATACCAGATTATCTGAGGTTCATGACACCTGGGGCTGTAGCGCTAGCAACATTTGTTGCAGCTTTCTCAATAGGTAGGGAGGTTGGCATGGAGATTAGAAGAGACGCTGTAGAGTATCTTCTAGTATTGCCAATGTCACGACAGGATCTCGTGCTTGGCAGAGTGTTTGGCGGAATGCTTAGGGGGTTAATATACCAGCTTGTCTTTCTTGTTCTGGCTTCGATAATAGACTCTCCACCTACTCTAACACAGCTTCCAGTGCTAACAATAACATCTATTCTACTCACAATGTCCATGTCTAGCCTTGCCATAGCTGTATCCTCTGTTAGTAGAGACTTTAATATACAGGCAACGTTTAGGGCTTTAACACACTATCTTCTGTTCTTCTTCTCAAATGTTTTCTATACAAAGCAAGTCTTATCGCTAAGATTTCCACACCCACTACCAGAAATAATAAGCATAACACCAATTTCCATTGCTGCGGACATTTATAGATGGTGCTTCAACTACTACACATATATAGATCTTCAGAGCCTTGCACTACTCACTATGTGGAGCATAGCGCTAACTTTCCTAGCATCTATAATATATTTGAGGAATCTGACGAAGCGCTAG
- a CDS encoding ABC transporter permease, whose amino-acid sequence MHSPTTMFRQIFLLIQWDLTKILRRVIFVVMRATWFAVQVSMFGLALAYMVSTRSLGLDTQTYYKFYLFGIYTSILFSITASRAYDIAEEFEEGIIEYHLSLPMNRKVLAIGRAIGGGIASTLFTLPMFLTVVVLAQEFSIAAIIISIVASLAFSIGIAGLVISITLSIKSGDATDILMGALDAILVRLSTVFYPAVVIKSIAPYYYSAIINPVSHLADLLRIFYSFEEFKAIAIANPIALASYIIGLAIGFSFLAIYVVEKKLEGGGWR is encoded by the coding sequence ATGCATTCACCAACAACTATGTTTAGACAGATATTTCTGCTTATTCAATGGGATTTGACAAAGATTTTGAGAAGGGTCATTTTCGTCGTTATGAGAGCTACATGGTTTGCTGTACAAGTTTCTATGTTTGGATTGGCACTGGCATACATGGTTAGTACGCGGAGTCTTGGGTTAGATACACAAACATATTACAAATTCTATTTATTCGGTATATACACATCCATACTGTTTTCGATAACAGCTTCTAGAGCATATGACATTGCTGAGGAGTTTGAAGAAGGCATTATAGAGTACCACTTATCTCTACCTATGAATAGAAAGGTTTTGGCCATCGGTAGAGCAATTGGAGGTGGAATAGCTTCAACTCTTTTCACACTCCCAATGTTCCTAACAGTGGTTGTATTGGCACAAGAGTTTTCTATAGCAGCAATAATAATATCGATTGTGGCATCACTAGCCTTTTCCATAGGTATAGCAGGTCTTGTAATATCCATAACACTAAGCATAAAATCTGGTGATGCAACAGATATTTTGATGGGTGCTCTTGACGCTATTCTTGTAAGGCTTTCAACAGTTTTCTATCCAGCTGTTGTTATAAAAAGTATTGCCCCATATTATTACAGTGCTATAATAAATCCAGTTTCTCATTTAGCTGATCTGCTTAGAATATTCTACTCTTTTGAAGAGTTTAAAGCAATTGCTATAGCAAACCCAATAGCATTGGCATCTTATATAATTGGGTTAGCAATAGGCTTTTCATTTCTTGCCATATATGTTGTTGAAAAGAAGCTCGAGGGGGGTGGGTGGAGATGA